GGCAAGAGGACGCTGTCTGAAATGAAGCCTTTTCAAATGGATTTGGATAGGAGTGTCAGAAAGGCTGCAAATGAAGCAAAGTACAGTTTCATGTCAGGACACGGGGACGATTTCGACGAAATTTTCGATTGCCTGGTAAAGGTGAGAACGCGGATGGCCCGAAAGCTTGGCTATGATAATTTTGTGCAGATGGGCTATGACAGAATGCAGAGGACTGATTACGACGCCAAGATGGTGTCTGATTATAGGAAGAGCATCAAGCGATACATAACGCCGTTGGCTACTTCAATGAGGGAGCGCCAAAGAAAGCGTCTCGGGATAGACAGACTGTATCATTATGACGAATCGATTTTTTATAAAGATGGAAATGCTGCGCCCATAGGAGGCCATGACTTTCTTGTAGAGCAGGCCCAAAAGATGTATAGTGAGCTTTCGGCTGAAACGGGTGAGTTTTTCGGGTTCATGAAGGAAAACGAATTGATGAGCCTTAAATCAATGCCCGGAAAATCTCCGGGAGGCTATTGCACATATATATCAAAATACAAATCGCCATTCATTTTCAGCAATTTTAATGGGACTACTGATGATGTCGATGTTCTGACCCATGAAGCGGGGCATGCTTTTCAGACATACATGAGCAGAAAATATTTGCTTATGGAGTATAATTTCCCGACCCTTGAGGCTTGCGAAATTCATTCCATGAGCATGGAATTTTTGACATGGCCATG
The sequence above is a segment of the Peptostreptococcaceae bacterium genome. Coding sequences within it:
- a CDS encoding M3 family oligoendopeptidase → GKRTLSEMKPFQMDLDRSVRKAANEAKYSFMSGHGDDFDEIFDCLVKVRTRMARKLGYDNFVQMGYDRMQRTDYDAKMVSDYRKSIKRYITPLATSMRERQRKRLGIDRLYHYDESIFYKDGNAAPIGGHDFLVEQAQKMYSELSAETGEFFGFMKENELMSLKSMPGKSPGGYCTYISKYKSPFIFSNFNGTTDDVDVLTHEAGHAFQTYMSRKYLLMEYNFPTLEACEIHSMSMEFLTWPWMENFFGKDADKYRFGHLSHALMFIPYGAAVDEFQHEAYENPDAAPEDRRRMWNEIETKYLPHRDYGENDYLNSGGFWHQQGHIFKNPFYYIDYTLAQTCAFQFWKNAEKSREKAWNSYVDLCGLGGSKSFLELVGVAGLESPFEEKSFISLASHIDDWLNRASFDFL